Sequence from the Mugil cephalus isolate CIBA_MC_2020 chromosome 20, CIBA_Mcephalus_1.1, whole genome shotgun sequence genome:
AAGTTTGTGTCCATGAACGAATATTCTGTTCCTCTACATACTGCTGAATTTACGCATTTTCTACAATGTACACTGAAACCGAAATGTTTTGTTGTACTGAAGGACATCTGGTTTTACACGTGTAACtcatattaatgtgtgtttacatacctTTGCcgtctttatttaaacaggcGCTTTTATTCGGATAGACTCAAACCGGAAGCGATGTTGCGGTTTCTCTCGCATCGCAGACTGAAGGCATTGACAGGTCTCCAGCGAGCAGAGTTTATCCTGCTATCATCCCAGTGTCATCATTGATGCTTTTGCACCGCACCTCTCTCCGGGGACATGGACGCCACGATGTTTCAGCTGAGGTCGTTCGTTCATCACCGGATGTACGCGGCTGCAGAGGAGATCCTCGGAGAGGTGGAGAAAACCATAACGTTAGCCATGAGCGAAGTTAGTCGCCCTAAAGAGGAGGCTGAAAGTCTGCGACGCCGGACGAGCTTCTTGCAAAATAAATCAGGTCTGGGACGCAGCTTGGATGTGTTTTACAGTGGCGCTTTGGTGCCTGTGTTGAGCCAGAGCCATTGCTCTGTGTTCTGCTAGTGGTAGATGTAGCTTTGTTGCTCCTGTGGCTCGCTCTTCTTTGACGcatgcgcgcacgcacacagaaGCATGAGTCCCACAGCTGCACTCTATTTGAGCGAGTTGAAAAGCAAAAAATTTCTTATAAAATCCGGCAAAAACTATTTACTTAACCCTGTAAAAccaaacatgaaacaaaactaACTAAATCAATGATTGACAACTAtttcctcttatttttatttatttttttttaatcagaacTGACACATTTGGTATTTAtggaaatttatttatttttttataataaagtaTTGATTATGTGGATGGAACAGAGGTTTCAGACACTCATGTATCAAAAATGATAAATTTGTTGTTAAGAGGgttaaaaggaaagaaacataCATCATCATGGGTGActtttttgtgaatattttattttcagctgaCAGACTTCCACTGGCCAGCAGCAGCCTGGAACGTGGAGCCGAATGTGACCCCCCAGCTCTGCGGGAGAATCAATCACCCTCAACGCAAGAGGGGTCGAGCTTCAGCCTGAGTCCCGACCTCCCGGGACCCTCTAAATTAAAAGCAGGCCTGCACAGTAGCGACTGGAGCTACAGCTGGGCGGAGACGGATTTCAAAATGACCGACATAAAAGAGGAGCAGGTGGAATCAGGGGAAGAGAGTCAAACGCCAAGCGTTGCTTTTCTCTCCGCTGTAAGTGTGAAATCCGAGGAAGATCAGACACGAGCGTCGAACGAAATGCAGCCGGTTTCTACAGACGACTCGTCGGTTCATAGTGAGAGCAAACTGAGTGATGAGGAGCTGTTGAGCAGCAAAGGGGAACCGTTCAAAACAATGAGATCGAATAAGTTTCAACGTGACAAAGATGGCAAGAATGGCCGAGCAGCTTTGCCTCGCGAGAATCGAAAAAGCCAAAAAGACCGAAGTTTTTGTCACTTGTGTGGCAAGGGATTTCAGTACATCGGCTCTTTGATGAAGCACATAAAATTACACGAGAGCCAGACTGATTGTAGTTTCTGTGGGATGACACACCAGTCCACGAGAGAGCTAATAATTCATTTGAAACGTTGCCACAGCAAATCAAATTTTTGCGGCGATTGCGGAAAGGCCTTTATCAACAACCGCCGTCTCCGGCTCCACAGAAAAATACACGCCGGCATAAGAGAGTTCATGTGTCAAGAGTGCGGCAAAAGATTCAATCGCAGGGAGCATCTCATTGTGCACGTGAGGACCCATTCCGGGGAGAAACCGTATCACTGTGAAATTTGCGGAAAAGCATTCAGCCAGAGCCAGAACCTCACGATCCATAAGAGAAGCCACTCCGGAGAGAAGCCGTACCAGTGTGGGCTGTGCGGCAAACTCTTCAACACGAGCAGCCACCTCAAGACGCACATGCGGTACCACTCGGGGGAGAAACCGTACCCGTGCGACGTGTGCGGGAAAAGTTTTCGCCAGAGTGGACAGATGACGAGGCACAGGACCACGCACACGGGGGAGAGGCCTTACGCCTGCCACATCTGTGGTATGAGATACAGGTTCGCGCCTAATCTTAGGGTGCACATGGAAAGTCATGAGCAGGCGGCCACAGAGTGAAAACTGAAGTTAACCACCCCAGAATGTGAAAACTTGTATCGTTAGCTTAATAGCGCAATTGTCCAAGTCATatttgaagggaaaaaaacaagtttttgcaagaacattggtatttttattgattaagTAAGTCAATAAATGGGCAGTTGGGCAaatatgctattaggctaacgctATGTAAGTTGTTGATTGTGGTTGATTCACAACATGTCATGTGAGACAGTTCCACATTTTCCTTGCCACACAACCCACTGAAGTTAATGGACTGATTAGATGCATTTTACACCTATTTTAAAAGCCACAACACGAAATTCTACATGCTAGCTTAAACCAACCCAAGGTTCCCCCGCcctcaacatttttttgtgtgtgaattttggtctggagtcactacAGTCAATATCCATCATGTGTGATGAAGATCTGGAGGTCCAgatgatggacagatggacattGTCTCAGCACCGTCGAGGTGATTTTGCTCACGGCCGCCATCGGAGAAGTCAGGTGTGCAGACTGTGCATCTGCTGGTCAGATGCATATCATTCCTACAGTAGTTCAGTGCTCTGATTGATTGTTGGACCGTCCAGTTGTTTTTCCTTGTGTTGGTTCAGGATCCTGCATGGCAACGGGATAAAATCACTTCCCAAcagagcgactccagaccagagGGACTTTGCCCCACAATGATCTTATGGGTGGGGGGAGTTGGGGCTGGCTTCCGTGCAGGCTGTAACATCTTTGTATGTCGTGTTAATCCACAGAGAGGACTTCATTTTTCATGTCTTATGATGACTCAAGTTCAGACATTGTTCGACACTATATT
This genomic interval carries:
- the LOC124997864 gene encoding zinc finger protein 100-like, with amino-acid sequence MDATMFQLRSFVHHRMYAAAEEILGEVEKTITLAMSEVSRPKEEAESLRRRTSFLQNKSADRLPLASSSLERGAECDPPALRENQSPSTQEGSSFSLSPDLPGPSKLKAGLHSSDWSYSWAETDFKMTDIKEEQVESGEESQTPSVAFLSAVSVKSEEDQTRASNEMQPVSTDDSSVHSESKLSDEELLSSKGEPFKTMRSNKFQRDKDGKNGRAALPRENRKSQKDRSFCHLCGKGFQYIGSLMKHIKLHESQTDCSFCGMTHQSTRELIIHLKRCHSKSNFCGDCGKAFINNRRLRLHRKIHAGIREFMCQECGKRFNRREHLIVHVRTHSGEKPYHCEICGKAFSQSQNLTIHKRSHSGEKPYQCGLCGKLFNTSSHLKTHMRYHSGEKPYPCDVCGKSFRQSGQMTRHRTTHTGERPYACHICGMRYRFAPNLRVHMESHEQAATE